The Methylopila sp. M107 genome contains the following window.
CAGGACGGCGGCCTCGCCGTGCGCATGCAGGCCGAGAACAAGAACGGCGAACTCAAGGGCCCCGTCACCCGGACGGACGACGAGGGCGTAACCTTCGTCGCTGGCAAGGGCACGACTTTCGACGTCCGCGACCTCGTCTCCGGCGTCGAACGCGGCGCCGAGTTCGAGGTCGTCACGCTCGGCACGCAGGCGAGCGAGACGCTGTCCGCCGTGCATCCGTCGCGGCCTTACTACATCAACGCCGGCATGGGCGACGACACTGTGTTCGGGGGCACGGCGAACGACTTCCTCGTGGGCGGCGCCGGCGCCGACATCCTGCAGGGCGCGATGGGCGACGACAGCTTCATCGGCGGCGGCGGGAACGACACGATCATGGGCGGCAAGGGCGACGACACCGCCATCTTCGCCAACATCGCGGCCGACGGGGCCGATCAGGTCAATCTCGGCAAGGGCGACGACACCGTCGTCGTGAACGCCGCCGTCCCGACCGAAGTGCGCCTGACCTTCACCTCAGCCGAGGTCGGCAACGGCGTCGAGCTGGACTCCGATACGCTCGCCAACCAGGACGGCGGTTTCGCCGTGCGGATGCAGGCCGAGGACGGGTCAGACGGCCTCACCGGGGCCGTCAGCCGGATCGAGGACGAAAGCGTGACCTTCGTGGCGGGCGCAGGCGTCAAGTTCGACGTCCGCGATCTCGTCTCCGGGACTGCGCGCGGCGACGATTTCGAGGTCGTGACGCTCGGGTCCAAGAACGACGACACGCTCGAAGCCGTCCAGAA
Protein-coding sequences here:
- a CDS encoding calcium-binding protein — protein: MAKIKGTKRDDFIHVRGDGNVPPSGSNEIAKATDGADKIKAGRGDDTIFGGGGDDVATFNISTDGADAIDLGSGADVIEVGGKASEVRLTFTSAEVGNGSATDSNTLANQDGGLAVRMQAENKNGELKGPVTRTDDEGVTFVAGKGTTFDVRDLVSGVERGAEFEVVTLGTQASETLSAVHPSRPYYINAGMGDDTVFGGTANDFLVGGAGADILQGAMGDDSFIGGGGNDTIMGGKGDDTAIFANIAADGADQVNLGKGDDTVVVNAAVPTEVRLTFTSAEVGNGVELDSDTLANQDGGFAVRMQAEDGSDGLTGAVSRIEDESVTFVAGAGVKFDVRDLVSGTARGDDFEVVTLGSKNDDTLEAVQNERPYYINAGMGDDTVTGGEAADFLVGGAGNDVLDGGKGADSFIGGLGADTFHFSTKLGSGNVDALLDFSALDDTISLDKGVFKGIGKGDLDDDAFVIGTEATNGDHRIIYDQASGTLFYDRDGSGGKYDAVAFAKVAAGTALTEDDFLIA